GCAGACACGACGCGCCGCCGCTACGCGGCGGAAGCCGCGCTCCGCGCGGCAGGCCGGCGACTCCGTCGCCGGTGCGGCCAACTCCGTTGTCCGCGGCACGAATTGCTCCGCAATTCGGCCTGCCCGTGAAATCCGCTCCGCGGCTTTCACGAAAAACGCAGCAAGGGGGTCTGGTGCCTCGTCCGGTCGGTGAGTGTCTGTCAATTCTTTGCTTCCCTGAAGAAATTGACAGACACTCAGTTCTATGCTGCGAATCCGACGGCTGACACGTATTCATATTGTCCCCATTGGGACCCGAGGTCCACGATGGCATCCACCCAGGCATCATCGAGAGCGCTCATGTCCCCTGCCGCCCAGGCTCGGATGAGGGTGTCCCACTGGCGGATGTTGAGGCTGCGGTATTCCAGCACCCGCTGGAACCTGCGATCGACCCGGGACTGATTGAACGGGTGGATCTCCACCCTTGTCCCTCCCCCGCCGTTCAGCCGGCGCAGCAGGTAACGGGCCACGTTCCGCCGGCGCACCGTGCGGTAAGCGGTCTCGATCTGTTGGAGGCTGGCGTTGGAGGGGCGGCGTTTGCCCTCCAACCAGGCTTTGATGGTGCGGTCAGTGACGGTCAGCCCGGCCTCGCGCGCGGCCTGGCGGGCATGGTCGGATTTCGTCAGGTAGTGGAGGCGTGCCATCAGACCGCGCTGCGCGGTGATGGGGGTGGCGATGTAGCCGGCGAGCTGGTCGAGTTGGCGTGCGACGGCCTCGCTGCCCTTGATTCCTCGGGCCCCGTAGTGGCCGAAATCATGTGTCCTTTCCGGCATTAGAAGAGGCCCTTTCTGTGATGGTCTATGGTTTCCATAATACCGTAACTCCGGTTATTTCGCGGGACTTTGGGCCGATGGTGAGCGGCCATTGTTGGAGAATTCACGCTTGCCGTACTGCCTGTTGGATCGGCCTATCAGGCTCTCTGCTCGGTGGGACTTCCGGGAGGTGGCTCGAATCCTCTCTTGGAGTGCGGAGGCTCCGGGTCGGGCTTCCCGGAGGTTCCCTTGCGTCAACTTCCATCGCTCTGGGGGATGTTGACCGGTCCTGTGTCGTGTACGCGCTTTGCGCAGCCACGGACCAACAGCATGCACTCGCCGTCGGCTTCGGTCCTCTCCCCGGCACCGGGAGTCGGAGGCCGGGGTGCGAGTGCCGGCGTGGCTGGAGTTGATCATCTCTCCTGCATCCCCGTGGTCTGACTCTGCCCGGGGGGCTGTGTCTAATGTAGTGAAAACTCTGAACTGTTTGAAGTTCAGGCCCGGTCCTCTTCGCGGTCCGGCGGACTCGATGGATCGGCCGGGGTGATCTCGGACAGCAGGCGATCTTGTTCTTCCGTGAGCTGTCCCTCGTTCTGCTTGGCTCGGACCCTGCGAAGCCAGGAACCGATCTCAACGCGTGCCCCGTCGGCTTCGATCCACTCCCGCGCGCCGGGCAGCCGACCCTGACGTTCGGTGAATGCCCTCAGCAGTTCCGCGTTCTGTTCGAAGGAACGACGGGCACGCTTGCCGATCGGCAGCCGTAGCCGGGCAGGGTCGGCCCCGATCCGGGACAGCAGAGCACGCTGGGCGGGCTCCAGGATCGTGAAGGTGGTGAGCTGGCGCTGCAGCCAGCTGCCGATCTTCACGCCCTCGATGGCTGTGTCACGGCGCAGCGTTGCGGGATCATGGCCGGCTTCGAGGTGGCGACGCAGGAGGTGGTATTTGCGGTGCCAGTCCGCGCCGTGCGGGAGAAGCCAGTCGGGGTCGAGGGTGGTGAGCTGGGCTTCACGGTCGGGGGCGAGGCGGCCCTTGCGTGCGGCGGCGCGCTGGTCGATGAGGAACTGGCCGCCTGGCGTGTCGGTGGGGATGGCTAGATGGCCGTGCTCTTGGTGATAGGCGGTGAC
This Streptomyces sp. NBC_01283 DNA region includes the following protein-coding sequences:
- a CDS encoding transcriptional regulator; protein product: MPERTHDFGHYGARGIKGSEAVARQLDQLAGYIATPITAQRGLMARLHYLTKSDHARQAAREAGLTVTDRTIKAWLEGKRRPSNASLQQIETAYRTVRRRNVARYLLRRLNGGGGTRVEIHPFNQSRVDRRFQRVLEYRSLNIRQWDTLIRAWAAGDMSALDDAWVDAIVDLGSQWGQYEYVSAVGFAA